The segment ATACCCCACTGATCCATGATCAGCGGCGCGGGCGTATAGGTATTTGGCTGGTGGCTCTCAAAATCCACTTCCTCCAGCTCCGAAGTATACTCGGTGACAAAACCACCCGGCGTGACGAAATAGCTGAAGGTATTGTTGCCGGCGGTATGCCGGCCCGGCCCCCACTGGATGTCGATGCCCTTGAGCTTGAGACGATGTGCTCCGCGCATCATATCGTCGACGCCCAGCATATCGTAAGCGACGTGGTTCAGGCACGGCGGGCCCGGCAAGATGGCGAGACGATGGTGCGCGCTGTTGCAGCGCAGGAAGCACATGAAGTCGCCGAGCCAATCCGAAACCTTAAATCCCAGCACATCGCAAAAGAACCGGACGAGCCCCTGATGGTCAGGGGAATGCAGGACGAGGTGGCTAATTTTGACCGGTAGCCCTTCCCACTTGGCAATCTCGCGCTTTGCCCCCCGCGCCACATCGGACGATATCTCCATCTGGAGGCCATCCGGAGTGAAGAAGCGAAACCCATAGCCGCCCCCTGGCGTCGTTAGTTTGCGCGGTTCATGGACGACCTTCGCACCGGAAGCTTTAACATTGGCGCACAACTCATCGACGTCGGCGCTGCAGTCGGCAGCGAGTGCGATCACGTCGACACGGTTCTCTTCGGCCTTCCTAAGACGCACCACGTGGTGTTCGTCATGACCGGGAGCCTTGAACCAAGCCATGCCATCATCGCTTGTGACGGGGTCGAGACCAAAGATCTCGCCATAGTAAGCCTGCTCGGCTTCAATATCGGTGACGCCATAGCCGACATAACGTATTTCGGAAACGCGGGTCATTGCTGATCCTCTCAAATGGGCTGGGATATGACCGCGAACATCTCCGCGGTGGCCTTGTGGTTGTCGATCGCGGGGCCCTTGCCGAGCTGCCCGTGGCAGATCGCCAAACTTGACGTCACGATGTACGCGCAGCGTTCGAAGCGACGATCGCGATAGGCGCTAAACGCCGATTCCGGATCGTCGTGCCGGGCCAATTCCTCCGCGAGCACGATCGCGTCCTCGATCGCCATTCCGGCGCCTTGGCCGAGATGCGGCGTGGTCGCGTGCACAGCATCGCCAAGCAGGACTGTGCGGCCGTTGTGCCAAGGACCGGTGACAAGGACACCTTCGAGCGGCCGATACACCACCGCCGCATCGTCGACTATCTGATCGGCAAGCGCACGGATGGCAGGCGCGCAGCCCGACAGCTTCGCAGCCATAGTAGCAGCCAGGCCGCGCAACGGATAACGGGGGTTCCCGGGCTCAGGGGTGGTGACGTACATGTACATCACTTCATTGCTGATCGGCACCAGTCCGACCCCGGTCGAGCCGTTATAGACCTGCAATGCGTCAAGCGCCGCGGGGCGCGGAAAATTGTAGCGCCAGACGGATTGGCCTGTAAATTCGGGCTTCTCGGCCGCAGGCAAGACCATGTCTCGAACTTGCGAGTAGACACCGTCCGCACCGATCACCAGATCGTAGCGGCCCACCGAACCGTTTGAGAAGGTCACGGTGACCCCGGCCCCATCGTCGTCCAGTTGCTTCAGCGTCAGACCCAACCTGGTCTTTGCGCCGAGCGCGGCGGAGCTTTCGGCGAGTACCTTCTGCAGGGCCGTCCTGCTGATACCGACGTTCGCGGGTTGTCCCTCGACGAG is part of the Novosphingobium sp. MMS21-SN21R genome and harbors:
- a CDS encoding VOC family protein; the encoded protein is MTRVSEIRYVGYGVTDIEAEQAYYGEIFGLDPVTSDDGMAWFKAPGHDEHHVVRLRKAEENRVDVIALAADCSADVDELCANVKASGAKVVHEPRKLTTPGGGYGFRFFTPDGLQMEISSDVARGAKREIAKWEGLPVKISHLVLHSPDHQGLVRFFCDVLGFKVSDWLGDFMCFLRCNSAHHRLAILPGPPCLNHVAYDMLGVDDMMRGAHRLKLKGIDIQWGPGRHTAGNNTFSYFVTPGGFVTEYTSELEEVDFESHQPNTYTPAPLIMDQWGIGVGGPQTMPHAHPNPGLFVAVEA
- a CDS encoding FAD-dependent oxidoreductase — its product is MELVERDPDWSVYGVGIIQQANVIRAMDQLGVLSVFLDAACGFDAVEIFLPDGTMAARVPTPRLVEGQPANVGISRTALQKVLAESSAALGAKTRLGLTLKQLDDDGAGVTVTFSNGSVGRYDLVIGADGVYSQVRDMVLPAAEKPEFTGQSVWRYNFPRPAALDALQVYNGSTGVGLVPISNEVMYMYVTTPEPGNPRYPLRGLAATMAAKLSGCAPAIRALADQIVDDAAVVYRPLEGVLVTGPWHNGRTVLLGDAVHATTPHLGQGAGMAIEDAIVLAEELARHDDPESAFSAYRDRRFERCAYIVTSSLAICHGQLGKGPAIDNHKATAEMFAVISQPI